Within the Natranaeroarchaeum sulfidigenes genome, the region GCTTGGGATTGCGGAAGTGAACCCGGCCAGGTGGCCGGTCTATCGTGTAGCGGTCTGTGCGGTTCCTATCCTCAAACTATGGCACGAATGCATACCAGTCGCCGTGGATCGGCCGGTTCCGATCACCCGGCGGCAGACGAACCACCGGAGTGGAGCGACGTCGACGCCGACGAGATCGAAGCGCGCGTCGTCGAGCTGGCAGAACAGGGACACAGCGCGAGCGAGATCGGACTGATCCTGCGCGATGAGGGTGTCAAGGGGACGCCGATTCCGAACGTCAAGCTCGCGACGGGCAAGAAAGTATCCGAGATCCTCGAAGAGAACGACGCTGATCCCGAACTCCCCGACGACCTGTACAACCTGCTCGTCCGTGCAGTTCGACTGTACGAGCACGTCGAGGAGAACCCACAGGACCACCAGAACAAGCGCGCACTGCAGAACACCGAGTCGAAGGTTCGTCGCCTCGCGGACTACTACCGCGGCGACGCGATCGACGAGGACTTCCAGTACACCTACGAGAACGCCGTCGAGCTCATATAGATGTCTACTACCGGGCGAGCAATGACCGACGCTGACGCGACAAGTAACATCGCTGCCCAGCTACGTGAGGCCGGATTCGTCCGGCTGTTCGCACACGCTGACGGCGATTCGCTTGCAGCCAGCGGTGTCCTCGCCCGGGCGCTCAACGAACTCGGCTTGCCGTTTCAGGTGAGCGTCGTCGAGACCCGTGAGGAGTACGTCAACCGCAGCAAGCGAGTCGACGAAGCCGTCATCGTTCCGATCGGCATCGACTCTCGTCGGACTGACGAGTCGGTGCTATCAGCGATTCAACCAACGGATCGCCCGACGAGCGTGACTGCGTTCGAGATTGCACGCGACCTCGGAGTAACCCCCGATGCTGTGCTCGCGCTCGCGGGCGCGATCGCGAGTGGAGCAGCCGCCGGTGCAGACGATACGGCCGGAGTACTGGACGCCGCCGTTGAAC harbors:
- a CDS encoding 30S ribosomal protein S15, with product MARMHTSRRGSAGSDHPAADEPPEWSDVDADEIEARVVELAEQGHSASEIGLILRDEGVKGTPIPNVKLATGKKVSEILEENDADPELPDDLYNLLVRAVRLYEHVEENPQDHQNKRALQNTESKVRRLADYYRGDAIDEDFQYTYENAVELI